A section of the Pseudomonas lini genome encodes:
- a CDS encoding PhoH family protein, which yields MDDHGRSPSSNQPILYVLDTNVLIHDPNALLNFEEHHVAIPMTVLEELDKLKSGHHSVAAECRQAIRLIDKTLGDASPEDVELGVPIQRGKSGPKGLLSILMSKRTEPNLILPEHLNDNIIINQLIDLHAREPKLPVVLVTKDINMRLKARACGIAAEDYSTDQLVDDVSLLPNGYHNMTGSFWDRVRNVDTRQDHGRTWHQVQLIDNLPAVHVNEFIIDEQGFVGWIKEIQEDKLLILDLHQEPLLHQEAWGLKPRDIYQSLALYALLDPDIHLVNLTGAAGSGKTILALAAAIEQTMVSKRYRRIIATRSVQGLDQEIGFLPGTEAEKMEPWLGAITDNLEALHMDDENTHGSVDYILSKVPLQFKSLNYIRGRSFQQSLILIDECQNLTPHQMKTIITRAGAGSKVVCLGNLAQIDTPYLSATSSGLTYLTERFKDFPNGVHITLQGVPRSILAEYAESHL from the coding sequence ATGGATGATCACGGACGTAGCCCTTCTTCCAACCAGCCAATCCTTTATGTACTCGATACCAACGTATTGATTCACGATCCAAACGCCCTGCTTAATTTCGAAGAACACCACGTCGCCATCCCGATGACCGTGCTTGAAGAGCTGGACAAGCTCAAGAGCGGGCATCACAGCGTTGCCGCGGAATGCCGTCAGGCGATTCGCCTGATCGACAAGACTTTGGGCGATGCCAGCCCCGAAGACGTCGAACTCGGCGTACCGATCCAGCGCGGCAAGAGTGGGCCCAAGGGTTTGCTGTCAATTCTGATGAGCAAGCGCACTGAGCCGAACCTCATTCTGCCCGAGCACCTGAACGACAACATCATCATCAACCAGTTGATCGACCTGCACGCGCGCGAACCAAAGCTGCCCGTGGTGCTGGTCACCAAAGACATCAACATGCGCCTCAAGGCCCGGGCTTGCGGGATTGCGGCCGAGGACTACAGCACCGACCAACTGGTTGACGACGTGTCGCTGCTGCCCAACGGTTATCACAACATGACCGGCTCCTTCTGGGACCGTGTGAGGAATGTCGACACCCGTCAGGATCATGGCCGCACCTGGCACCAAGTGCAGTTGATCGACAACCTGCCGGCGGTGCACGTCAACGAGTTCATCATCGACGAACAGGGTTTTGTCGGCTGGATCAAGGAGATCCAGGAAGACAAACTGCTGATTCTCGACCTGCATCAGGAACCCCTGTTGCACCAGGAAGCCTGGGGCCTGAAACCGCGTGACATCTATCAAAGCCTGGCGCTGTACGCCTTACTCGATCCGGATATCCACCTGGTCAACCTGACCGGGGCTGCGGGTTCGGGTAAAACCATCCTCGCACTGGCGGCGGCCATCGAGCAGACCATGGTCAGCAAACGCTATCGCCGGATCATCGCGACACGTAGCGTGCAGGGCCTGGACCAGGAGATCGGCTTCCTGCCCGGCACCGAAGCGGAAAAAATGGAGCCTTGGCTCGGCGCCATCACCGACAACCTCGAAGCCCTGCACATGGACGACGAAAACACCCATGGCAGCGTCGACTACATCCTCAGCAAAGTGCCGTTGCAGTTCAAATCCCTCAACTACATTCGAGGCCGCAGCTTCCAGCAGAGCCTGATCCTGATCGATGAATGCCAGAACCTCACGCCGCACCAGATGAAAACCATCATCACCCGTGCCGGCGCCGGTTCCAAAGTGGTGTGCCTGGGCAACCTGGCGCAGATCGATACCCCTTACCTGTCCGCGACCAGCTCCGGGCTGACGTACTTGACCGAGCGCTTCAAGGACTTCCCCAACGGTGTGCACATCACCCTGCAAGGGGTGCCACGCTCGATTCTGGCCGAATACGCCGAATCGCATCTGTAA
- the moaC gene encoding cyclic pyranopterin monophosphate synthase MoaC yields the protein MLTHLDSQGRAHMVDVTEKTVTFREATAQALVRMLPETLQMIVAGGHPKGDVFAVARIAGIQAAKKTSDLIPLCHPLMLTGVKVELSAEGDDTVRIVACCKLSGQTGVEMEALTAASVAALTIYDMCKAVDRGMTIESVRLLEKLGGKSGHFRADQP from the coding sequence GTGCTGACTCATCTCGATTCCCAAGGTCGCGCCCATATGGTCGACGTCACTGAAAAAACCGTGACGTTCCGTGAAGCGACGGCCCAAGCGCTGGTGCGCATGCTGCCCGAAACCCTGCAAATGATCGTTGCTGGCGGCCATCCCAAGGGTGACGTGTTCGCCGTGGCGCGGATCGCCGGCATCCAGGCGGCGAAGAAAACCAGCGATCTGATTCCTCTGTGCCACCCGTTGATGCTTACCGGCGTCAAGGTCGAACTCAGTGCCGAAGGCGATGACACCGTGCGCATCGTGGCGTGCTGCAAGTTGTCCGGGCAGACCGGCGTCGAAATGGAAGCGCTGACTGCCGCCAGTGTCGCGGCGCTGACCATTTATGACATGTGCAAGGCCGTGGATCGTGGCATGACCATCGAGAGCGTGCGGCTGCTGGAGAAACTCGGCGGCAAGAGCGGCCATTTTCGGGCGGATCAACCATGA
- the moaD gene encoding molybdopterin converting factor subunit 1 translates to MNVTVKFFARYREALGVDSVKVEGDFSTVDDVRALLAQRDGAEVLSEQNLMCARNEDLCQLDEPVSDGDEVAFFPTVTGG, encoded by the coding sequence ATGAACGTTACTGTGAAGTTTTTCGCCCGTTACCGTGAAGCGCTCGGCGTGGACTCGGTGAAGGTCGAAGGTGATTTTTCCACGGTCGACGATGTGCGCGCGCTGCTCGCTCAACGTGACGGCGCCGAGGTACTGAGCGAACAGAACCTGATGTGCGCCCGCAACGAAGACCTCTGCCAGCTCGACGAACCGGTGAGCGATGGCGATGAAGTGGCGTTTTTTCCAACCGTGACCGGGGGCTGA
- the moaE gene encoding molybdopterin synthase catalytic subunit MoaE yields MAIRVQPTPFDPGAEVNAMHAANVGVGAVVSFVGYVRDFNDGLDVAGMFLEHYPGMTEKALGKIAVEAEQRWPLLKLEVLHRIGALEPGEPIVFVGAASAHRQAAFDACAFVMDYLKTRAPFWKKENTGDGPRWVEGRDSDHAAADRWKQ; encoded by the coding sequence ATGGCGATTCGTGTGCAGCCCACGCCGTTCGACCCGGGCGCTGAAGTCAACGCCATGCACGCAGCCAATGTGGGCGTCGGTGCGGTGGTGAGTTTTGTCGGCTACGTGCGCGACTTCAATGACGGCCTAGACGTCGCCGGGATGTTTCTTGAGCACTACCCGGGCATGACCGAAAAAGCCCTGGGCAAAATTGCCGTGGAGGCCGAGCAGCGCTGGCCGCTGTTGAAGCTGGAAGTGTTGCACCGCATCGGCGCGCTGGAGCCGGGCGAGCCGATCGTCTTCGTCGGCGCCGCCAGCGCCCACCGTCAGGCGGCGTTCGATGCCTGTGCCTTTGTCATGGACTACCTGAAAACCCGCGCGCCGTTCTGGAAGAAAGAAAACACCGGTGATGGGCCGCGTTGGGTGGAAGGGCGTGACAGCGATCATGCGGCGGCAGATCGCTGGAAGCAGTAA
- a CDS encoding disulfide bond formation protein B, which translates to MSEETMRLGRERRYLVLLGIICLALIGGALYMQVALGEAPCPLCILQRYALLLVALFAFIGAAMRTRRSVTLFEVLVVICAIAGAGVAGHHVYTQFYPAVSCGIDVLQPIVDGLPLAKIFPLGFQVDGFCSTPYPPILGLSLAQWALLSFVLIVVLVPLLTSRNRKALR; encoded by the coding sequence ATGAGCGAGGAAACGATGCGGTTGGGACGTGAACGGCGCTATCTGGTGTTGCTGGGCATTATTTGCCTGGCGCTGATCGGTGGCGCGCTGTACATGCAAGTGGCTCTGGGCGAGGCGCCATGCCCGCTGTGCATCCTGCAACGCTACGCATTGTTGCTGGTTGCGCTGTTTGCCTTTATCGGCGCGGCGATGCGCACCCGCCGCAGCGTCACGCTGTTCGAGGTGTTGGTGGTGATCTGCGCCATTGCGGGCGCAGGAGTGGCCGGGCATCACGTCTACACCCAGTTTTATCCTGCGGTCAGTTGCGGCATTGATGTGCTGCAACCAATCGTCGATGGTCTGCCGCTGGCGAAGATCTTCCCGCTGGGCTTCCAGGTCGACGGTTTTTGCTCCACGCCGTACCCGCCGATCCTCGGCTTGTCCCTGGCACAGTGGGCGCTGCTGTCGTTCGTGCTGATCGTGGTGCTGGTGCCGCTGCTCACTTCGCGTAATCGCAAAGCGCTGCGCTGA
- the cyoA gene encoding ubiquinol oxidase subunit II, with the protein MSKNRYPRLLGLLPLLGTLLLGGCNMTLLDPKGQVGLDERNLIITATLLMLLVVVPVIFMTFAFAWKYRASNKDAVYTPKWSHSTKIEIAVWTIPVLIIIALGYVTYKSTHALDPYKPLESDVKPITIEVVALDWKWLFIYPEQGIATVNKIVFPAHTPINFKITSDAVMNSFFIPALGGQIYAMAGMQTKLHLIANQNAEMDGISANYSGAGFTGMKFKAIATSQEDFDAWVSEVKKAPKQLEKAEYEALAKQSQNNPVELYSSFTPNLFQTIVDKYEGMKPGKPMHHEKKDKEVAHMEGMDMSSHSAAGAEE; encoded by the coding sequence ATGAGTAAAAACAGGTACCCCAGACTACTAGGCTTATTGCCGCTGCTCGGCACGTTGTTGCTGGGAGGCTGCAACATGACCTTGCTCGACCCCAAGGGCCAGGTCGGCCTGGATGAGCGAAACCTGATCATCACCGCAACGCTGCTGATGCTGTTGGTCGTCGTGCCGGTCATCTTCATGACCTTCGCGTTCGCCTGGAAGTACCGCGCTTCCAACAAGGACGCCGTCTACACGCCAAAATGGTCTCACTCCACCAAGATCGAAATCGCGGTGTGGACTATTCCGGTACTGATCATCATTGCCCTGGGGTACGTCACCTACAAGTCGACCCACGCGCTTGACCCTTACAAGCCGCTGGAATCCGACGTCAAGCCAATCACCATTGAAGTGGTCGCGCTGGACTGGAAGTGGCTGTTCATCTACCCGGAACAAGGCATCGCCACGGTCAACAAGATCGTGTTCCCGGCGCACACACCGATCAACTTCAAGATCACTTCCGACGCCGTGATGAACTCGTTCTTCATCCCTGCTCTGGGCGGCCAGATCTACGCGATGGCGGGCATGCAGACCAAACTGCACCTGATCGCCAACCAGAACGCTGAGATGGACGGTATCTCCGCCAACTACAGCGGCGCGGGTTTCACCGGTATGAAGTTCAAAGCTATCGCCACCTCTCAGGAAGATTTCGATGCCTGGGTAAGCGAAGTCAAAAAGGCACCTAAACAGCTTGAAAAAGCTGAATACGAAGCCCTTGCCAAGCAAAGCCAGAACAACCCAGTCGAGCTCTACTCCTCGTTCACGCCGAACCTGTTCCAGACCATCGTCGACAAGTACGAAGGCATGAAACCAGGCAAGCCGATGCATCACGAGAAGAAAGACAAAGAAGTGGCCCATATGGAAGGGATGGACATGAGTTCGCATTCAGCTGCCGGGGCAGAGGAGTAA
- the cyoB gene encoding cytochrome o ubiquinol oxidase subunit I translates to MFGKLSWEAVPFHEPIVMITIAMIALGGLALFAAITYFKKWTYLWTEWLTSVDHKKIGVMYIIVAMVMLLRGFADAIMMRTQLAMATEGSPGYLPPEHYDQIFTAHGVIMIIFMAMPFFTGLMNLAVPLQIGARDVAYPFLNSLSFWLLVSGVVLINLSLGVGEFAKTGWVAYPPLSGLQYSPGVGMDYYIWALQLSGLGTTLTGVNFLATVLKMRTPGMKLMDMPIFTWTCTWANVLIVASFPILTATLALLTLDRYMDFHIFTNELGGNPMMYVNLFWAWGHPEVYILILPAFGIFSEVISTFTGKRLFGHHSMVYASGAISILGFMVWLHHFFTMGSGASVNAFFGLATMLISIPTGVKLFNWLFTIYQGRLRFTSQVLWTLGFMVTFAIGGMTGVLLAIPGADFVLHNSLFVIAHFHNVIIGGAVFGYIAGFAFYFPKAFGFKLHEGWGKAAFWFWITGFFVAFMPLYVLGFMGMTRRLNATTNPEWVPYLYVAMFGAVMIAFGIACQLIQLYVSVRDRNKPENMCEHGDPWNAHTLEWSTSSPPPFYNFAVLPKAETIDPFTEAKENGTAYQAPARYEPIHMPNNTATGVVMGALLTVFGFAMIWHIWWLAIVSLVGTVGYFVIHAARDDQGYMVPVDVIERIEAEQHKRLVAAGKVPATATRVETSLEQA, encoded by the coding sequence ATGTTTGGTAAATTAAGTTGGGAAGCGGTCCCGTTCCACGAACCGATCGTGATGATAACCATCGCCATGATCGCGCTCGGTGGTCTGGCGCTGTTCGCTGCAATCACCTACTTCAAGAAGTGGACTTATTTGTGGACCGAGTGGCTGACCTCGGTCGACCACAAGAAAATCGGCGTGATGTACATCATCGTCGCCATGGTCATGCTGCTGCGCGGTTTTGCCGACGCCATCATGATGCGTACCCAGTTGGCCATGGCCACCGAGGGTTCGCCTGGCTACCTGCCGCCTGAACACTATGACCAGATCTTCACCGCTCACGGTGTGATCATGATCATCTTCATGGCGATGCCATTCTTCACCGGCCTGATGAACCTTGCAGTGCCGCTGCAGATCGGCGCGCGTGACGTTGCCTACCCGTTCCTGAACTCCCTGAGCTTCTGGCTGCTGGTTTCCGGCGTAGTGCTGATCAACCTGTCCCTGGGCGTTGGCGAATTCGCCAAGACCGGCTGGGTTGCCTATCCGCCGCTGTCGGGCCTGCAATACAGCCCGGGCGTGGGGATGGATTACTACATCTGGGCGCTACAGCTATCCGGGCTGGGTACGACGCTGACGGGGGTCAACTTCCTGGCTACCGTGCTGAAAATGCGTACCCCGGGCATGAAGCTGATGGACATGCCGATCTTCACCTGGACCTGCACCTGGGCCAACGTCCTGATCGTGGCCTCGTTCCCGATCCTGACCGCTACCCTGGCACTGCTGACGCTTGACCGTTACATGGATTTCCACATTTTCACCAATGAACTTGGTGGCAATCCGATGATGTACGTCAACCTGTTCTGGGCCTGGGGTCACCCCGAGGTTTACATCCTGATTCTGCCGGCGTTCGGGATCTTCTCCGAAGTCATCTCGACCTTCACCGGCAAGCGTCTGTTCGGCCACCACTCGATGGTCTACGCATCGGGCGCGATCTCGATCCTCGGCTTCATGGTTTGGCTGCACCACTTCTTCACCATGGGGTCGGGTGCCAGCGTCAACGCCTTCTTCGGTCTGGCGACGATGCTGATTTCGATCCCGACGGGGGTGAAGCTATTCAACTGGCTGTTCACCATCTACCAGGGCCGTCTGCGTTTCACCAGCCAGGTGCTGTGGACCCTGGGCTTCATGGTGACCTTCGCCATCGGCGGCATGACCGGCGTACTGCTGGCCATCCCGGGTGCTGACTTCGTTCTGCACAACAGCCTGTTCGTGATCGCGCACTTCCATAACGTGATCATCGGCGGCGCGGTATTCGGTTACATCGCAGGTTTCGCCTTCTACTTCCCGAAAGCGTTCGGCTTCAAGCTGCACGAAGGTTGGGGCAAGGCAGCGTTCTGGTTCTGGATCACCGGCTTCTTCGTCGCATTCATGCCGCTCTACGTACTGGGCTTCATGGGCATGACCCGTCGTCTGAACGCCACCACCAACCCTGAGTGGGTGCCGTACTTGTACGTCGCTATGTTCGGTGCGGTGATGATTGCCTTCGGTATCGCCTGCCAGCTGATCCAGCTGTACGTCAGCGTGCGTGATCGCAACAAGCCAGAGAACATGTGCGAACACGGCGACCCGTGGAATGCCCACACGCTGGAATGGTCGACCTCGTCGCCACCACCGTTCTACAACTTTGCCGTGCTGCCAAAAGCGGAAACCATCGACCCGTTCACCGAAGCCAAGGAAAACGGTACCGCGTACCAGGCTCCGGCCCGTTACGAGCCGATCCACATGCCAAACAACACCGCGACCGGTGTGGTCATGGGTGCTCTGTTGACCGTGTTCGGTTTCGCGATGATCTGGCACATCTGGTGGCTGGCCATCGTTAGCCTGGTCGGCACCGTGGGTTACTTCGTGATCCATGCTGCACGTGATGATCAGGGCTATATGGTGCCGGTCGACGTGATCGAGCGCATCGAAGCCGAGCAGCACAAGCGTCTGGTAGCGGCCGGGAAAGTTCCAGCCACCGCCACCCGTGTTGAAACCTCGTTGGAACAGGCTTAA
- a CDS encoding cytochrome o ubiquinol oxidase subunit III: protein MSNLVTNAGHTHVDGHGHDDHHHDSGEMTVFGFWLYLMTDCILFASIFAAYAVLVNNVAGGPSGHDIFELPYVLGETALLLFSSITYGFAMLALFKGKKNQVLGWLALTFMFGAGFIGMEINEFHVLISEGFGPSRSGFLSGFFTLVGTHGLHVTSGLIWMAIMMYQVQKNGLTATNKTRLSCLSLFWHFLDVVWICVFTVVYLMGTM from the coding sequence ATGTCGAACTTAGTGACCAATGCTGGACACACCCATGTCGATGGACATGGGCATGATGACCATCACCACGACTCGGGCGAGATGACCGTATTCGGTTTCTGGCTCTACCTGATGACCGACTGCATCCTGTTTGCGTCGATCTTCGCGGCGTACGCGGTACTGGTTAACAACGTAGCAGGTGGCCCGTCGGGCCACGACATCTTCGAACTGCCATACGTACTGGGCGAAACCGCTCTGCTGCTGTTCAGTTCGATCACCTACGGCTTCGCCATGCTGGCGTTGTTCAAGGGCAAGAAGAACCAGGTCCTGGGCTGGCTGGCCCTGACCTTCATGTTCGGTGCCGGCTTCATCGGCATGGAGATCAACGAGTTCCATGTACTGATCTCCGAAGGCTTCGGCCCTAGCCGCAGCGGCTTCCTGTCCGGGTTCTTCACCCTGGTCGGCACCCATGGTCTGCACGTGACCAGCGGTCTGATCTGGATGGCGATCATGATGTACCAGGTGCAGAAAAACGGCCTGACGGCGACCAACAAGACCCGTCTGAGCTGCCTGAGTCTGTTCTGGCACTTCCTGGACGTGGTGTGGATCTGCGTATTCACCGTTGTTTATCTGATGGGGACTATGTAA
- the cyoD gene encoding cytochrome o ubiquinol oxidase subunit IV: MANAHSHDSHDAGHGSVKSYAIGFILSVILTVIPFGLVMYPSLPKALTLWIVLAFAVIQVLVHLVYFLHLDRSAAQRNNVIAFVFAAIVIVLLVGLSLWIMFSIHTNMMAH, encoded by the coding sequence ATGGCTAACGCTCATTCCCACGATAGCCACGACGCCGGCCACGGCAGCGTCAAGTCCTACGCTATCGGTTTCATCCTGTCGGTGATCCTGACCGTCATTCCTTTCGGCCTGGTGATGTACCCGTCGCTGCCGAAAGCCCTGACCCTGTGGATCGTACTGGCCTTCGCAGTCATCCAGGTGCTGGTGCACCTGGTGTACTTCCTCCACCTGGACCGTTCGGCGGCGCAGCGTAACAACGTCATTGCGTTTGTTTTCGCCGCGATCGTAATCGTCCTGTTGGTAGGCCTGTCGCTGTGGATCATGTTCAGCATCCACACCAACATGATGGCGCACTGA
- the cyoE gene encoding heme o synthase: protein MSLKHFIQITKPGIIFGNVLSVAGGFFLASKGHVDLAIFLAAMIGTSLVVASGCVFNNCIDRDIDLKMERTKNRVLVQGLISLKLALAFATILGVFGVALLYKVANPLAALFAVIGFVIYVGFYSLYLKRKSVHGTLVGSLSGAMPPVIGYVAVTNSFDMAALTLLVMFSLWQMPHSYAIAIFRFNDYLAASIPVLPVKRGIQVAKKHILLYILAFLVATLMLTFSGYAGMSYLAVAAAMGMYWLYMAWTGYKAVDDTVWARKLFVFSIFTITALSVMMSLDFKVPSELLLTYAP, encoded by the coding sequence ATGTCCTTGAAGCACTTTATCCAAATCACCAAACCGGGGATCATTTTCGGTAACGTGCTTTCAGTGGCAGGCGGATTTTTCCTGGCCTCCAAAGGGCATGTCGATCTGGCCATCTTCCTGGCCGCCATGATCGGCACTTCCCTGGTGGTGGCCTCCGGTTGCGTGTTCAACAACTGCATCGACCGCGACATCGACTTGAAGATGGAACGCACCAAGAACCGGGTGCTGGTCCAGGGCTTGATCTCCCTGAAACTGGCCCTGGCTTTTGCGACCATCCTTGGTGTTTTCGGCGTTGCACTGTTGTACAAGGTGGCCAACCCGTTGGCTGCACTGTTCGCGGTGATCGGTTTTGTCATCTACGTCGGCTTCTACAGCCTGTACCTCAAGCGCAAGTCGGTTCACGGCACGCTGGTGGGCAGTCTGTCGGGGGCGATGCCGCCGGTGATTGGCTACGTGGCTGTGACTAACAGCTTCGACATGGCCGCACTGACGCTGCTGGTGATGTTCAGCCTGTGGCAGATGCCGCATTCCTACGCCATCGCAATCTTCCGCTTCAACGATTACCTGGCCGCATCGATTCCGGTGTTGCCGGTGAAGCGCGGGATTCAAGTGGCCAAGAAGCACATCCTGCTCTACATCCTGGCGTTCCTCGTAGCGACCTTGATGCTGACCTTCAGCGGCTACGCCGGCATGAGCTACCTCGCCGTCGCCGCGGCCATGGGCATGTACTGGTTGTACATGGCCTGGACCGGATACAAGGCAGTGGATGACACGGTCTGGGCACGCAAGCTGTTCGTGTTCTCGATCTTCACCATTACTGCGTTGAGCGTGATGATGTCGCTGGATTTTAAAGTGCCGAGTGAGCTGTTGCTGACTTACGCGCCTTAA